A single Anatilimnocola floriformis DNA region contains:
- a CDS encoding Shedu immune nuclease family protein, whose translation MSPLARTYQQKRGPEVPSFSDYADRISAEYAALLAQDPQESELQKFLEQNPSMVPGSRTPCGTSGHWPLHMAVISQPPLHGFNGHIPDFMWLSKHSDNWYPAMVEIERPAKRLFTAAKRPTADFTQARNQLAEWKTWLKEPTNQLKFVADYGVAPSAAGFYQMGYHFLLVYGRRAEFETDQELTKLRSNLLGDDEDLMSFDRLCPDESRKLAVTVKATGSGKFKVIAVPETFGLRPANAKHLSSYTGLEEAIDANPNISQERAAFLRERIGYWCDWCKAGKIGVTGNEFVE comes from the coding sequence ATGTCGCCGCTCGCCAGAACTTATCAACAGAAACGTGGTCCAGAAGTTCCCTCCTTTTCGGACTACGCCGACCGCATTTCGGCTGAATATGCCGCCTTGCTCGCCCAGGACCCGCAGGAATCGGAACTGCAGAAGTTTCTCGAACAGAATCCCTCAATGGTTCCCGGGTCGCGCACGCCTTGCGGAACCTCCGGACACTGGCCGCTTCACATGGCGGTCATTTCCCAGCCGCCGTTGCATGGCTTCAACGGTCACATTCCGGATTTCATGTGGCTCTCGAAGCACAGCGATAACTGGTATCCCGCGATGGTCGAGATTGAACGACCAGCGAAGCGGCTATTCACAGCGGCGAAGCGGCCCACCGCCGATTTCACGCAGGCGAGGAATCAATTGGCAGAGTGGAAGACTTGGCTCAAGGAACCCACCAATCAATTGAAATTTGTCGCGGATTACGGCGTCGCGCCGTCGGCGGCCGGCTTCTACCAAATGGGCTACCATTTTTTGCTCGTATACGGCCGACGAGCGGAATTCGAGACTGATCAGGAGCTGACTAAGCTTCGCAGCAACTTGCTGGGCGATGATGAAGATCTGATGTCGTTTGATCGCTTGTGTCCTGACGAAAGCCGAAAGTTGGCGGTGACCGTGAAGGCCACCGGTTCTGGAAAGTTCAAGGTCATTGCAGTGCCGGAGACCTTCGGCTTGCGTCCGGCCAACGCGAAGCACCTGTCGTCCTATACCGGTCTGGAGGAAGCGATCGATGCTAATCCCAACATTTCGCAGGAACGGGCTGCGTTCCTACGCGAGCGCATCGGCTATTGGTGCGACTGGTGCAAGGCCGGGAAGATCGGCGTTACTGGAAACGAGTTCGTCGAATGA